The following are encoded in a window of Arvicanthis niloticus isolate mArvNil1 chromosome 1, mArvNil1.pat.X, whole genome shotgun sequence genomic DNA:
- the LOC117717515 gene encoding olfactory receptor 5B3-like produces the protein MENRTEVTWFILVGLTNDPQLQLPLFITFLFIYTITFVGNLGLILLILLDSRLHTPMYIFLSNLSLVDFCYSSSVTPKVMAGFLTGDKVMSYNACASQMFFFANFGNVENYLLASMAYDRYVAVCKPLHYTITMTTRVCTSLVIGCYICGLLNASICTIDALSLSFYESNMVHHFFCDVLAVMITSCSDRHVNELILVYVASFNVFFAIILILISYVFIFTNILKMHSAAGYRKALSTCGSHLTAVSIFYGTIIFMYLKPSSSHSMDTDKIASVFYTIVIPMLNPLVYSLRNKDVKSAFSKIVLKSDDGCYFDF, from the coding sequence ATggagaatagaacagaagtgaCATGGTTCATCCTGGTTGGACTCACCAATGACCCACAACTGCAGCTTCCCCTCTTCATTACCTTCCTCTTCATCTATACCATCACCTTTGTAGGAAACCTGGGGCTGATTCTGTTGATTCTCTTGGACTCTCGgctccacacacccatgtacattTTCCTAAGTAACCTGTCCTTAGTGGACTTCTGTTACTCTTCATCAGTCACTCCAAAAGTCATGGCTGGATTCCTTACAGGAGACAAAGTCATGTCTTATAATGCTTGTGCCTCTCAGATGTTCTTTTTTGCAAACTTTGGCAATGTGGAAAACTATCTTTTGGCTTCAATGGCCTATGATCGTTATGTAGCAGTATGTAAGCCCCTACATTATACCATCACCATGACAACACGTGTGTGCACATCTTTAGTCATTGGCTGTTATATCTGTGGTTTGCTGAATGCTTCCATCTGTACTATAGATGCATTAAGTCTCTCCTTCTATGAGTCCAATATGGTCCATCattttttctgtgatgttttgGCGGTCATGATTACATCTTGCTCTGATAGACATGTTAATGAACTGATTCTTGTTTATGTAGCCAGCTTCAATGTATTTTTTGCAATTATACTCATCTTGATATCCTATGTGTTCATTTTCACCAACATACTAAAGATGCATTCAGCTGCAGGATATCGCAAAGCTCTTTCCACTTGTGGCTCACACTTAACAGCTGTCTCCATTTTTTATGGGACAATCATATTCATGTACTTGAAGCCCAGCTCCAGTCACTCCATGGACACTGACAAAATTGCATCTGTGTTCTACACCATAGTCATCCCCATGTTGAACCCTCTGGTTTACAGCCTGAGGAACAAGGATGTGAAAAGTGCATTCTCAAAGATTGTATTGAAATCAGATGATGGTTGCTACTTTGATTTTTAG